In Silene latifolia isolate original U9 population chromosome 3, ASM4854445v1, whole genome shotgun sequence, a single window of DNA contains:
- the LOC141647542 gene encoding uncharacterized protein LOC141647542 isoform X3: protein MTVPSFLVKGGKRDETDLLRWFERNQLDVKAGKVVVKPTKGGSSIGVSVAYGLTDSLEKASQIISEGIDDKALVEIFLEGGREFTVIVLDVGTGSDCNPVALLPTEIELQSHGGFDVTEKDAIFNFRRKYLPTQQVTCHTPPRFPVDVIKMIREGASQLFQHLGLSDFARIDGWYLPTPSSRMLCRKSEPGEVLFTDINLISGMEQTSFLFQQASTVGFSHSKVLRSILQHACSRFASLASYSVQSHSLLGRQKESLGREPDSKRSDVRKVFVLFGGDTSERQVSLMSGTNVWLNLHTFDDLEVAPFLLAPCVGSILDGELNSRHIWSLPYSLVLRHTTEEIIAACAEAMEPERAALTSYLRKQVMNDLEESLRKQSWFTDFDVPDGLPVKYSLEDWIKLVKEVQATVFIAVHGGIGEDGTLQSLLEAEAIPYTGPGVMASNICMDKVATSLALKHLAEYGVLTIDKEVRRRADLVHMPIPETWQDLITRLQCETLCVKPARDGCSTGVARLRCVEDLGIYVKALENHLIRIPANSFSKAHGTIEMPNPPPDLLIFEPFIETDEIKVSSKSRCFTWEGRSRWVEVTVGVMGTRGSMHSLTPSVTVKESGDILSLEEKFQGGTGINITPPPASVISQDALDRCKQRIELIANALQLEGFSRIDAFVNADSGEVLVIEVNTVPGMTPSTVLVHQALAENPPMYPHQFFRKLLDLALERSMVKTQLAV, encoded by the exons ATGACAGTCCCCAGTTTTCTGGTTAAG GGAGGTAAACGTGATGAAACTGATTTATTGCGGTGGTTTGAGAGAAATCAATTAGACGTCAAAGCAGGGAAAGTTGTG GTAAAACCAACTAAAGGAGGATCAAGTATTGGTGTTTCTGTTGCGTATGGACTTACTGATTCTTTGGAAAAAGCGAGTCAGATCATTTCAGAG GGTATTGATGATAAAGCCCTCGTTGAAATATTTCTCGAAGGAGGGAGGGAGTTTACTGTGATTGTCCTTGACGTAGGGACTGGTTCTGACTGTAATCCTGTTGCATTACTGCCAACAGAA ATAGAGCTCCAGTCTCATGGCGGTTTTGACGTTACAGAGAAGGATGCTATATTCAATTTTCGGAGGAAGTATCTACCTACTCAACAG GTTACATGCCATACCCCCCCTCGTTTTCCAGTTGATGTAATAAAGATGATCCGTGAAGGGGCCTCACAGCTATTTCAACATCTTGGATTATCTGATTTTGCTCGCATTGATGGCTGGTATTTACCAACACCTTCTTCAAGGATGCTGTGTAGAAAAAGTGAACCTGGAGAAGTATTGTTCACAGATATCAATCTG ATCAGTGGGATGGAGCAGACTAGTTTTCTATTTCAGCAAGCGTCAACG GTGGGATTTTCCCATTCGAAAGTCCTTCGAAGCATTCTTCAGCATGCATGTTCACGATTTGCCAGTCTAGCATCCTATTCTGTGCAATCACACTCTTTGCTTGGAAGGCAGAAGGAATCTTTGGGGAGGGAGCCAGATAGTAAAAGAAGTGATGTTCGCAAAGTCTTTGTACTCTTTGGAGGGGACACTTCAGAAAGGCAGGTCTCTTTAATGAGTGGAACAAATGTTTGGCTTAATTTGCACACCTTTGATGAT CTCGAGGTGGCTCCATTTTTGCTTGCGCCTTGTGTGGGAAGTATCCTGGATGGTGAATTGAACTCCCGACATATTTGGTCCTTGCC TTACTCTCTTGTTCTGAGGCACACGACTGAGGAAATTATAGCTGCATGTGCTGAGGCAATGGAACCTGAACGAGCTGCGTTGACTTCTTATTTGCGGAAACAGGTGATGAATGATCTTGAAGAAAGCTTGAGGAAGCAGAGTTGGTTTACTGATTTTGATGTACCTGATGGATTGCCTGTAAAGTATTCTCTGGAGGATTGGATCAAACTCGTAAAGGAAGTGCAAGCAACTGTTTTCATTGCAG TTCATGGAGGCATTGGAGAAGATGGTACACTGCAATCTTTGCTGGAGGCTGAGGCAATTCCATATACTG GTCCTGGTGTGATGGCTTCAAACATATGCATGGACAAAGTTGCCACTTCGCTCGCACTGAAGCAT CTTGCAGAATATGGTGTTCTTACCATTGACAAGGAGGTTAGGAGGAGAGCGGACCTTGTGCATATGCCAATTCCTGAAACTTGGCAGGACTTGATCACAAGGCTTCAATGTGAAACTTTGTGCGTTAAACCTGCTAGGGATGGATGCTCTACTGGTGTTGCAAGACTGCG CTGCGTGGAAGACTTGGGAATCTATGTGAAAGCACTTGAGAACCATCTTATAAGAATTCCTGCCAACAGTTTTTCGAAG GCACATGGGACGATTGAGATGCCAAACCCTCCTCCAGATCTTTTAATTTTTGAGCCTTTCATTGAGAcagatgaaattaaggtttcatCCAAATCACGGTGCTTTACATGGGAAGGGCGAAGCAGGTGGGTAGAGGTGACTGTTGGGGTAATGGGAACACGGGGGTCAATGCATTCCTTGACTCCTAGTGTGACTGTCAAGGAATCAGGAGATATTTTATCTTTAGAAGAGAAATTTCAGG GTGGAACTGGCATCAACATTACTCCACCGCCAGCCTCGGTGATTAG TCAGGATGCATTGGATAGATGCAAACAGCGCATTGAACTGATAGCCAATGCTCTTCAACTGGAAGGATTTTCACGAATTGATGCCTTTGTTAATGCTGACAGTGGAGAG GTGCTGGTCATAGAAGTGAATACTGTGCCTGGAATGACACCTTCCACGGTTTTAGTTCACCAG GCCTTAGCGGAGAATCCTCCAATGTATCCTCATCAGTTCTTCCGCAAACTGCTGGATTTAGCTTTGGAGCGCTCAATGGTCAAAACCCAACTAGCTGTTTAA
- the LOC141647541 gene encoding uncharacterized protein LOC141647541, translated as MQNGGGSSSSNNGGGEERVPLSEVVADCVKRWFHDTLKEAKGGDINMQVLVSQMYSSGYGVPQDLQKGKLWMTRASRTRSSVWRVSGKRPGYNASDSDSDSDELMGSTS; from the exons ATGCAAAACGGTGGGGGAAGCAGTAGTAGTAACAACGGAGGGGGAGAGGAGAGAGTACCTTTGTCGGAAGTGGTGGCAGATTGTGTGAAACGGTGGTTTCATGATACTCTTAAGGAAGCAAAAGGTGGAGATATTAACATGCAAGTTCTTGTTAGTCAGATGTATTCTTCTGGTTATGGTGTTCCTCAAGATCTTCAAAAG GGAAAGCTATGGATGACAAGGGCATCTAGGACCCGTTCATCAGTTTGGAGAGTTAGCGGGAAGCGTCCTG GTTATAATGCCAGTGATTCCGATTCTGATTCTGATGAATTGATGGGAAGTACTAGCTAA